In the genome of Thermodesulfobacteriota bacterium, the window CCCGAAGGGTGGGTGGGGAATCGATGGTGATCACTTTCGAGCCCCATCCCTTAAAAATCCTCTCACCTAACCAGTGCCCTCCCCTTCTCACCCCCTTCCGGAAAAAGATGTGGCTTCTCGAAAAAACAGGGGTGGAGAAGGTCCTCTGTATCCATTTCACCCAGGCCTTTTCCGAACTCTCTCCCTTCGAATTTGTCAAAAATATTCTGGTGGACCAGGTCGGGGCTCAAAAGGTCTATATCGGATATAATTACCGTTTCGGAAAAGGGAAGGCCGGGGATGCAACCGCCCTCAAAGAGATATGCGGTCAATTCGGGGTTGAAGTAGAGGTGGTGGAGGCCCTCACCGTGGGGGAAATCGTCGTCAGCAGTTCCAAAATCCGAGAGCTCATCAAAGAAGGGGATGTCAAAAGGGCTGCAAGCCTCCTCGGCAGGCCCTATCCTGTCTTCGGACGAGTGATCGAGGGGGCGAAACGGGGACACCTCCTCGGTTTCCCCACCGCAAATCTCGAGATGGGAGAAGAACTCTATCCCAAGCCGGGAGTCTATGCCGTCCGGGTGGCCTGGCAGGGCAAAGAGTTCAAAGGGGTGGCCAACATGGGTTTCAATCCGACCTTCGAGGCCAATGCCCTGAGTCTCGAAATCCACCTTTTAAATTTCCAAGGAGATCTCTACGGCGAGGAACTGCAGGTTTCTTTTGTAGAGCGGATCCGAGACGAAATCCGCTTTCCTTCGACCGAAGCCTTAATCACGCAGATCAAAAACGACATCGCATGGGCCGAACGAAATGTGTTCGGGATCAATGGATCAATCTCCCGAACCTCTCCCATTTGATTTCGTCCCAGATCCAGGGAAACAGGATGTGGAGAAAACTCGGCCCCGAAAAATAGATGAGAAAGGCCTTGCCCTTGACCTCGTTAAGGTGGACAAACCCCCAGACCCGACTGTCCTGGCTGTTATCCCGGTTGTCTCCAAGGACGAAGAGATGGTCTTTCGGGACGACGACATGCTCGAAAGGACCGATAGGGCCGAGCGACTTCCTCAACGAATTTCGGGTTTGGTAATATCCCCACGGGTCTTCCATCCGTTTCCCGTTGATAAAGACCTGGTCGCCTTCAATATCGATCCGGTCTCCCTCCACCCCGATCACCCGTTTGATGAAATCCTTCGATCGGTCCTTCGGGAAGACAAAGACGATCACGTCTCCTCGTTGCGGCCTCTGATACTGGAAGAGCTTCTTCTGGGTAAAAGGGATCTTCACCCCATAGATGAATTTGCTCACCAGGATATGGTCACCGACCTGGAGGGTGGGCTCCATGGAACTCGAAGGGATTTTGAAGGCCTGAACGATAAAGGTCCGGATGAAGAGGGCGATCAAGACCGCGATGGCGATCGGCTCGACATACTCTTTGAGAATCTTTCGGAAGGTCATAGGTTATTTCGGTTATTCGATCAACTCTTTATAGAGCTGGGATTTTCGGTCTTTCAGAAAAGGCCACTCCCTCCTCACCTGGTCGATCTGCCTGAGATCGATCTCGATGAAGGCAATGCCCTCCTTCATCCCGCTCGGTTTGTCCATCAGTTCCCCTTCGGGGGAGACGCAGAAGGACTTTCCGTAAAAGTCCTGCTTCTCCTCGCTTCCTACCCGGTTCACCCGAAAGATAAATACGCCGTTGGTCATCGCATTGCTGGCGATCACCGTCCGCCACTTCTCCTGAGAGGCAAAGGCCGCTGCCGTTGGGGCGAAGATGATCTGGGCTCCTTTCAACGCCAAGATCCTCGACCCCTCCGGAAAGAAATTATCCCAGCAGATTTGGACGCCGAGGATTGCAAATCGGGTTCGAAATATCGGAAATCCCAGATTTCCGGTGGAAAAGTAGTATCGTTCCTCCCAGAGGGGAATCTGGGGGACATGGATCTTCCGATAGATCCCGGAGAGACTCCCATCCGCGTCGATCACAACGGCGGAATTGAAATACGACTGCCCCTCCTTCTCGAAAAAAGGACAGACCAGGACCACGCCATTCCTTTTGGCCAGAGCCTGCATCTGCTGGACCATCGGACCGTCCGCTGTCTCAGCCAGGGCGAAATGGTCGGAAGCCATCTCCTTGGGAAACCAGTGAGTGCTAAACAATTCCGGGAAGCAGAGGATTTGGGCCCCCCGTTCAATGGCAATCTCTGCAAACCGGATGGCCTTAGCGATGTTGGCCTCCTTCTCTTCGGAACAGGAAAACTGAATCCCCGCGAGTTTAATCAAGACCTCCTGCCCCCAATCCGAAATTTCCAAAATGCTAACAGAGTGAGAGGGAGAGTGTCAACCCTGCGGAAAGTAAAAAAGGCGGAAGAAGGGGCGCTCTTCTCCCGTAAAATGAGGACGGAAGGCTCCCTAAATCTTTATTGCATTTTTTTGTAAGGAATTTATAATGTTTGAAGGTCTAGATGTTCTGGCCATGACCTTGAAAACACCTCTCCCATTGAATCAGGAAGCTCGCCTTACACTGGTCCGGGCTTCGAGGTAGAGGACTTAAATGGAATAGACAGGGCCGGGTCCCCGCCTGAAAGGCGGGGCTTTCTCAACCGCCCCTTTTGCATGCCCCGATAAAAAGGGGACGAGATTGAAGGACCAAAATTTCTCATGAGGATTCTCGTCATCGAAGACGAAGTCAAGGTGGCCAATTTTATTAAGAAGGGCCTCGAAGAGGAACGTTACGCCGTGGATGTCGCTCTGGATGGAGAGGCCGGTCTCCACCTCTCCGAGGTCAACGATTACGACCTGATCGTCCTCGATTTGATGATTCCGAAAATCGACGGCCTGGAGGTCTTAAGAAGGATACGGAATCGTAAAAATAGGGTTCCTATACTGGTTGTTACCGCGAAGGACACGGCCGAAGATATTGTCAGGGGCTTGGATTCGGGATGTGACGATTATTTGACAAAGCCCTTTGAATTTAAAGTCTTCTTGGCCAGAATCCGGGCCCTCCTGCGTCGTGACCGAGCGGAGGTGGAACCGGTTCTCAAGGTCGCTGACCTAACCCTCTCGCCAGTCACCCACAAGGTGAAAAGGGGAGACAAAGAGATCGAACTCACAGCCAAAGAGTATGCCCTTTTAGAATATTTCATGAGGAATCCGAACAAGGTGTTGACGCGGACCATGATTTCGGAACATGTCTGGGATTACCATTTTGATTCGATGACGAATGTGATCGATGTCTACGTCAATTATCTGAGGAAAAAGATCGACAAGGGGTTCGAACCCAAATTGATTCATACCATCCGGGGTGTGGGTTACATCCTCTCGCCAGACAAGGGCTAAAAGGACAACCCCAGGGATCTTCCCGGGGTCGAGGGGTATTGAAAAGGAGCGATGGATTTCCGAAGCCTGCGATTCAAACTCACCCTTTGGTATGTCCTCATTTTGGGCATCCTCCTCATCTCCTTCAGCGCCCTTTTATACCTTACCCTCTCCCGGAGCCTCTATCAGGAAGTCGACCGGAAATTGAGGATCCTCGCCGAGGCGATCGCTTCGGAGTCGACCTCCCCCCTGTCGAAATTTACTTTCGGAACGATCGATCAGGCCCTTGAGGCCTCCATGAATCTCAGGCCCATCGGAAAGTTCATCCAGGTCCTCGACGAATCGGGAAGGATCGGAAGAACTTCCGAAAACCTGAAAAACACCCAGCTTCCCATCACCTTAAAAGCCTTGAGGAATGGGGCCAAAGGGCTGATCACTTACGAAACGAATCGATCGATCCACAATACCCCCTTGAGGATCATCACCTATCCCGTCATGGAACAGAACCAGGTCACCAAGATGATCCAGGTGGCTTCTTCTTTGGAGGACGTCGAAGAAGCCCTGGATACCCTTCTGCTCATCCTATGTGTGACCGTCCCCTCGATTCTCCTTATCGCAAGCCTCGGGGGGCTATTTCTTGCCAACAAGGCCTTGAAGCCCGTTGACCAAATCACCCAGACCGCCCGGATGATCACCTCTCAAAACCTGAACCAGAGGATCCAAACCTCCAAGGTGAAAGATGAGATATCGAGGCTGATCGACACCTTCAACGAGATGATCTCCCGCCTCGATCACTCCTTCCGCCAGATCAAACAATTCACCACCGACGCCTCCCACGAGCTCAAGACGCCTCTGACGATTCTCAAGGGAGAGGTGGAGGTCGCCCTCCGGAAGAGGCGCGAGCCTTACGAATACGAACAGATCCTTCAAAGCAACCTCGAGGAGATCGATCGTATGTCCAAAATCGTTGAAGATCTCCTGTTGCTCTCCAAGGCCGATATCGGAGAGATTCGACTGAGCCGAGAGGAGATCCATCTCAAGCAGCTCCTCTGTGAATTGACCGAGCAGATGAAGATCCTGGCCCGGCCTAAGAATATTGAAATTAGAATGGTCTCGGAAGAACCGAACGGAGCAGAGGAGGTTCATATCCTGGGCGATCCGCTCCGGATGAGGGAACTTTTTATAAACCTCATCGATAACGGCATAAAGTATACTGAACCCGGTGGAACCGTTTCGATCTCCCTCACCAAAGAGAAGAACGACGTTCTCCCTTCCAACCCCCATGACCCTCAACCGAAAGTTAACTTTGCAAAAATTACCATCACGGATACCGGGATCGGCATATCCCAGGAAGACCAGAAGAAGATTTTCAACCGATTTTATCGGGTGGATAAGGCCCGTTCAAGGGAACAGGGGGGAAGCGGGTTGGGCCTCAGCATCTGTAAATGGATCGTCGAAGCCCACCAGGGAGAAATCTCGGTCCAAAGCGAACTGGGCAAAGGAAGCACCTTCATCGTCAGGCTCCCACTCCTCTCGCCCGGGCCCTCCGTGGACAAATATTGACCAATTGGCACGTTTTCATTAACTATTAGTGTGTGGGGCTTGCGGTAGAATTAAATTCATTGAAAGATTCCAAAGAATTACAAAATGGTCAAATTTTGGCACCAACCTTGCACAAAAATAAAAAGCCACCAAAAAATAATCTGGTTTAAAAAGGGATAAGGAGTTAAATTTGTCTGAGCGTCTCGGAGAGCTGCTGGTCAAGAGAAACTTCATCACCCCCGAACAGCTCAAAAAAGCCCAAGAAGAACAGAAGTTAAAGGGGGGAAGGTTAGAATCCATCCTGGTGAAATTGGGCTATCTTAAGGAGGACGAGCTGCTGGCCTTCTTGAGTGCCCAGTACCGTGTCCCGTCGGTAAAATTATCGAAGATCGAGATCAATCCCAACGTCACCAAATTGATCCCCCCCAGCATCTCCAAGAAATATTTCATCATCCCGATCAACCGTGTGGGGCCGAAATTGACCCTTGCGATGGCCGATCCGAGCAACATCGTCGTCATCGACGAGATCAAGTTTATGACCGGATTCAACGTCGAACCGGTCGTAGCCTCGGAAACGGAGATCGTGGATGCCATCAAGAAGTATTATGGTGGGGGGGGAAGCATCTCGGGATCGGGTTCGAACAGCTTCCAGCCCCTCGACTATACCTTGGAAGAGGAAAAATCCTCCAATGCCGATCTGGACCTCCTCGACCATGACCTCGTGGATGTGGACGAATTTGACAAGCTGGTCCATGGTGCCGTCGATTCGGTGGAGGTGGTCGAGAACCAGACCGCTGAGGAGACAGAGGAGATCGGGGGGCCCATCATCAAGATCGTCAACGGGATCCTCATCAAGGCCATCAAGGTGGGCGCCAGCGATATCCATTTTGAACCTTATGAAAGGAGCTTCCGGGTTCGGTACCGTGTGGATGGGGTCATGAGGCGAGAAATGACCCTCCCCATCCAGATCAAGAACGCCATCGTTTCCCGTCTCAAGATCATGGCGAAGCTGGATATCGCCGAAAGAAGGCTTCCCCAGGATGGCCGGATCAAGTTGCGCCTCGGGAAAGGGAGGGAGATGGACTTCAGGGTCTCCACCGTCCCCGTCCTTTTCGGAGAGAAAGTGGTCCTCCGGCTCCTCGATAAATCGGCCCTCCAACTGGATATGACCAAACTGGGGTTCGAGGAGTCCTCTCTCGAGGACTTTAAAAATGCCCTGAAAAAACCCGTCGGGATGATCCTGGTGACGGGTCCCACGGGAAGCGGAAAGACGACGACCCTCTATTCGGCCCTCTCAGAACTGAACAAGGAGACGGAAAACATCATGACCGCCGAAGACCCCGTGGAATACAATTTCATGGGGATCAACCAAGTTCAGATGCACGAGGAGATCGGCCTCACCTTTGCGTCGGCCCTTCGGTCGTTCCTCCGTCAGGACCCTGACATCATCATGGTCGGGGAGATCAGGGATTTTGAAACCGCCCAGATAGCGGTCCAGGCCGCCCTGACGGGGCACCTCGTCCTGAGCACGCTGCACACCAACGACGCCCCTGGGACCATCACCCGTTTGATCGACATGGGGATCGAACCCTTCCTGATCGCCTCCTCCGTCATCCTGATTCTGGCCCAGAGGCTGGTCCGTAAGATCTGTGTCGAATGTCGAGAGCCCATCAAGGTCCATCCCCAATTGT includes:
- a CDS encoding acyltransferase, producing MIKLAGIQFSCSEEKEANIAKAIRFAEIAIERGAQILCFPELFSTHWFPKEMASDHFALAETADGPMVQQMQALAKRNGVVLVCPFFEKEGQSYFNSAVVIDADGSLSGIYRKIHVPQIPLWEERYYFSTGNLGFPIFRTRFAILGVQICWDNFFPEGSRILALKGAQIIFAPTAAAFASQEKWRTVIASNAMTNGVFIFRVNRVGSEEKQDFYGKSFCVSPEGELMDKPSGMKEGIAFIEIDLRQIDQVRREWPFLKDRKSQLYKELIE
- a CDS encoding response regulator transcription factor, coding for MRILVIEDEVKVANFIKKGLEEERYAVDVALDGEAGLHLSEVNDYDLIVLDLMIPKIDGLEVLRRIRNRKNRVPILVVTAKDTAEDIVRGLDSGCDDYLTKPFEFKVFLARIRALLRRDRAEVEPVLKVADLTLSPVTHKVKRGDKEIELTAKEYALLEYFMRNPNKVLTRTMISEHVWDYHFDSMTNVIDVYVNYLRKKIDKGFEPKLIHTIRGVGYILSPDKG
- the lepB gene encoding signal peptidase I, encoding MTFRKILKEYVEPIAIAVLIALFIRTFIVQAFKIPSSSMEPTLQVGDHILVSKFIYGVKIPFTQKKLFQYQRPQRGDVIVFVFPKDRSKDFIKRVIGVEGDRIDIEGDQVFINGKRMEDPWGYYQTRNSLRKSLGPIGPFEHVVVPKDHLFVLGDNRDNSQDSRVWGFVHLNEVKGKAFLIYFSGPSFLHILFPWIWDEIKWERFGRLIH
- a CDS encoding HAMP domain-containing histidine kinase yields the protein MDFRSLRFKLTLWYVLILGILLISFSALLYLTLSRSLYQEVDRKLRILAEAIASESTSPLSKFTFGTIDQALEASMNLRPIGKFIQVLDESGRIGRTSENLKNTQLPITLKALRNGAKGLITYETNRSIHNTPLRIITYPVMEQNQVTKMIQVASSLEDVEEALDTLLLILCVTVPSILLIASLGGLFLANKALKPVDQITQTARMITSQNLNQRIQTSKVKDEISRLIDTFNEMISRLDHSFRQIKQFTTDASHELKTPLTILKGEVEVALRKRREPYEYEQILQSNLEEIDRMSKIVEDLLLLSKADIGEIRLSREEIHLKQLLCELTEQMKILARPKNIEIRMVSEEPNGAEEVHILGDPLRMRELFINLIDNGIKYTEPGGTVSISLTKEKNDVLPSNPHDPQPKVNFAKITITDTGIGISQEDQKKIFNRFYRVDKARSREQGGSGLGLSICKWIVEAHQGEISVQSELGKGSTFIVRLPLLSPGPSVDKY
- a CDS encoding bifunctional riboflavin kinase/FAD synthetase: MEIIRGIDNLRKPLKNPVVTLGNFDGVHLGHQRIFEKVKAEARRVGGESMVITFEPHPLKILSPNQCPPLLTPFRKKMWLLEKTGVEKVLCIHFTQAFSELSPFEFVKNILVDQVGAQKVYIGYNYRFGKGKAGDATALKEICGQFGVEVEVVEALTVGEIVVSSSKIRELIKEGDVKRAASLLGRPYPVFGRVIEGAKRGHLLGFPTANLEMGEELYPKPGVYAVRVAWQGKEFKGVANMGFNPTFEANALSLEIHLLNFQGDLYGEELQVSFVERIRDEIRFPSTEALITQIKNDIAWAERNVFGINGSISRTSPI
- the pilB gene encoding type IV-A pilus assembly ATPase PilB, which codes for MSERLGELLVKRNFITPEQLKKAQEEQKLKGGRLESILVKLGYLKEDELLAFLSAQYRVPSVKLSKIEINPNVTKLIPPSISKKYFIIPINRVGPKLTLAMADPSNIVVIDEIKFMTGFNVEPVVASETEIVDAIKKYYGGGGSISGSGSNSFQPLDYTLEEEKSSNADLDLLDHDLVDVDEFDKLVHGAVDSVEVVENQTAEETEEIGGPIIKIVNGILIKAIKVGASDIHFEPYERSFRVRYRVDGVMRREMTLPIQIKNAIVSRLKIMAKLDIAERRLPQDGRIKLRLGKGREMDFRVSTVPVLFGEKVVLRLLDKSALQLDMTKLGFEESSLEDFKNALKKPVGMILVTGPTGSGKTTTLYSALSELNKETENIMTAEDPVEYNFMGINQVQMHEEIGLTFASALRSFLRQDPDIIMVGEIRDFETAQIAVQAALTGHLVLSTLHTNDAPGTITRLIDMGIEPFLIASSVILILAQRLVRKICVECREPIKVHPQLLIDLGVSPDEVKTFPVFKGRGCPICNQTGYKGRIGLYEVMPIKDEIKELILARASSSEIKKEAIRLGMKTLRQSGIIKIREGLTTIEEVLRSTMDDR